The Halorussus rarus genome includes the window CGACGTCGAGGACGTGGCCGCCGGCCTCTCGGGGCTGTTCCGGGACTACGGCGACCGCGAGGACCGCTTCAGCGCCCGGATGAAGTTTCTGGTCGACGAGTGGGGCACCGAGAAAGTTCGGGACGTCCTGCAGGAGGAGTACGTCGACTACGAGCTGCCGACCGCCGGCGAGAACCTGCGCGAGCAGTACGACTACAACGCCGGCCGGACCGACTCGCCCGGCGACTACGTCGGCGTCCACGAGCAGAACGACGGCGACCACTTCGTCGGCCTGTCGGTGCTTGTCGGCCGGATGGCCGCCGCTGACGTCGTCGAGCTCGCCGACCTCGCCGACGACTACGGCTCGGAGATGATCGGGCTGACCCAGCGCCAGAACGTCATCGTCGGCGACATCTCGCCGGACGACCTCGACGAGTTCCTCGCCGAACCGCTGCTCGACGAGCACTCGCCCGACCCGCACCCGTTCATGCGCGGGTCCATCGCCTGCACCGGAACCGAGTACTGCTCGCTGTCCATCGTCGAGACCAAGAACCGGATGGTCCGGTACGCCCGCTGGCTGAAGGAGAACGTCCAGGTACCCGAGGGCGTCGAGGACTTCCACATCCACCTCTCGGGCTGCACGGCCTCGTGCGCCCAGCCCCAGATCGCCGACATCTCGCTCCGCGGGATGAAGGCCCGCAAGGACGGCGAACCGGTCGAGGCGTTCGACGTCGGCCTGGGCGGCGGCCTGGGCGAGAACCCCGAGTTCGCCGACTGGGTCGAGATGCGCGTGCCCGCCGACGAGATTCCGGGCTACATCCGGAACCTGCTCGAGACCTACGAGGCCGAGCGCGACGAGTACGAGAGCTTCCGGGAGTTCGTCCAGGCCCGCGACGAGGACGAGGTCCAGGCGCTGGCCGACCCCGAGGAGACCGACTACGAGGACCCCTACATGCACAACACGAAGATGACGTGGTACCCCTACGCCGACGACGACGCCATGGACGCCTCGCCGGCGCCGACCGACGCCCGCGGCGACCCCATCACGAGCGACGACTGACCATGGCCGACCGCATCCTGAAGGTCAACGCGTA containing:
- a CDS encoding nitrite/sulfite reductase, whose amino-acid sequence is MPSKVEGWKDEVYGTEIRDHLERFAEEGWDAIPEDEHDAWFERFKWWGLYHQRKGQESYFMMRVGVPMGRLTPEQLRVVGEIAQEHATGPVDNPEFGAAYADFTTRQSIQLHWIKVEDVPDIFEKLESVGLSTIQACGDSWRNIVGSPMAGRDADELLDVWPIARDLHEEFKGNDLYENLPRKWKVAVTGDTRGAGQGDINDMAFEPAVKEENGEQIKGFNVRVGGGLARKEPRFARSIDVFCEPDDVEDVAAGLSGLFRDYGDREDRFSARMKFLVDEWGTEKVRDVLQEEYVDYELPTAGENLREQYDYNAGRTDSPGDYVGVHEQNDGDHFVGLSVLVGRMAAADVVELADLADDYGSEMIGLTQRQNVIVGDISPDDLDEFLAEPLLDEHSPDPHPFMRGSIACTGTEYCSLSIVETKNRMVRYARWLKENVQVPEGVEDFHIHLSGCTASCAQPQIADISLRGMKARKDGEPVEAFDVGLGGGLGENPEFADWVEMRVPADEIPGYIRNLLETYEAERDEYESFREFVQARDEDEVQALADPEETDYEDPYMHNTKMTWYPYADDDAMDASPAPTDARGDPITSDD